In Plodia interpunctella isolate USDA-ARS_2022_Savannah chromosome 19, ilPloInte3.2, whole genome shotgun sequence, a genomic segment contains:
- the Dlc90F gene encoding dynein light chain Tctex-type — MEVKECNDLAEENQFIVDDVSKIIKEAIENSIGGTAYQHNKVNQWTSAVVESCLGQLTKLQKPYKYIVTCTIMQKSGAGLHTASSCFWDNNTDGSCTVRWENKTMYCIVSVFGLGI; from the exons ATGGAAGTGAAAGAGTGCAACGATTTGGCCGAAGAG AATCAATTTATTGTGGACGATGTCAGTAAAATTATCAAGGAAGCCATAGAAAATTCTATTGGTGGTACTGCTTATCAGCATAACAAAGTAAATCAATGGACATCTGCGGTGGTGGAATCATGTTTGGGACAATTGACGAAGTTGCAGAAGCCTTAcaaatacatag TGACATGCACAATAATGCAGAAAAGTGGAGCTGGACTACATACAGCATCGTCATGTTTTTGGGACAACAACACGGACGGATCCTGCACAGTCCGCTGGGAGAATAAAACCATGTACTGCATTGTTTCTGTATTTGGCCTTGGTAtctaa